From Marinoscillum sp. 108, a single genomic window includes:
- a CDS encoding zeta toxin family protein, with the protein MTKKAGSMGYKLDMRLNEENILVDNSAEVSYEAALIAEFLRQELLNKGKKMTFETVMSHPSKIDLIKRANQNGYKTYLYFICTSSPKINIERVNLRVKKGGHHVEKELIEKRYYNSLELLKETVSNTYRSFIWDNSGKEPKLILEVYNGKEVIAKTNQIPYWIHQYLLS; encoded by the coding sequence ATGACTAAGAAAGCTGGTTCAATGGGCTATAAACTTGATATGCGTCTCAATGAAGAAAATATTCTAGTGGACAATTCAGCAGAAGTGTCATATGAAGCAGCTCTTATCGCAGAATTTTTAAGACAAGAATTACTCAATAAGGGGAAGAAAATGACCTTTGAGACTGTGATGTCACATCCATCTAAGATTGATTTAATCAAAAGAGCCAATCAGAATGGCTACAAAACTTACCTATATTTTATCTGCACATCATCTCCTAAAATAAATATTGAGAGGGTGAATCTCAGGGTTAAAAAAGGAGGACATCATGTGGAGAAAGAACTCATTGAGAAGAGGTATTATAACAGTTTGGAGTTATTGAAAGAAACAGTTTCCAATACCTATCGATCATTTATCTGGGATAACTCCGGGAAAGAACCAAAGCTCATTTTGGAAGTATACAATGGTAAAGAGGTAATTGCCAAAACAAACCAGATTCCATACTGGATCCATCAGTATTTGTTGTCCTGA
- a CDS encoding chemotaxis protein CheW has protein sequence MVDGDSTKSHDIAQPEKSWVEAAALGRLNQEISETGTVEKNEVLVVFPVGRERYALPIEKVREVVKAPKIAPVPQAPDYILGVGNVRGNVLAVIDLEKRINPKAPAMEGLEEAFIIVIKDDTYQAGLIVRQVPDTLLVQSSQINTSAAVINNLAPEDHFIKGIVKQDKSMIILVDILEMIEVKTE, from the coding sequence ATGGTGGACGGAGACTCTACAAAGTCACATGACATTGCTCAGCCAGAAAAGAGTTGGGTAGAAGCAGCCGCTTTGGGCAGGCTCAATCAGGAGATTTCAGAGACAGGAACGGTAGAAAAAAACGAAGTACTCGTGGTTTTCCCGGTGGGGCGTGAGCGTTACGCACTTCCCATAGAAAAAGTGCGTGAAGTGGTGAAGGCTCCCAAAATTGCGCCTGTACCTCAGGCCCCGGATTATATACTTGGTGTCGGTAATGTAAGGGGTAATGTTCTTGCCGTAATTGACCTTGAAAAAAGGATCAATCCAAAGGCCCCGGCAATGGAGGGTTTGGAGGAGGCGTTCATCATTGTGATCAAGGATGATACTTACCAGGCTGGCCTCATTGTACGGCAGGTGCCTGATACCCTCCTTGTGCAATCTTCACAAATCAATACCAGTGCCGCTGTGATCAACAACCTTGCACCCGAAGATCACTTTATCAAAGGGATTGTCAAACAGGACAAGTCCATGATCATATTGGTCGATATTTTAGAGATGATTGAGGTTAAAACCGAATAG
- a CDS encoding methyl-accepting chemotaxis protein, giving the protein MNFNLTIRRKMMIFIVGVTVLVYIISLGYISFQLRANAIDEAQKLADSYAQQKANEIKAILDEDMAVARSMADIIKDYTFMKRPLRDTLRKNLMVNILKQYPKYDATWMSWQLWAIEDGYDKPYGRERKNYYMRDGKLNSSGELANLDGDPTSGVYWFLKYNRDHSEKLSEPYWYLDYDYSSGATDSLLGISPTVSIEVDGKFVGVIGTDMTVDDFKGVTEVDYYDNGFAFLLSNQGVIISHKNESLFSQSMDTLSIVKKSPYNVRERIKNGDSFSYQVYDEDQGEQVYVSFAAIPIGRSSFPWSTGFVVPVSEITAQFNAVFMVTLIVGLAGLIVLVIITYKISAAIAQSLEKSSFLLTKLAEGDLSAENRLNIQSRDELGVLAAAANELMDDLIRKAEFSHLIGKGNLDTEFASSGKNDMLGISLLRMRENLRTVSRETREVIQNAGENGELMTARMKTDWEDGAWKELSDSVNNLLDSISLPFNKINTMVDAMAAGDLTVRYDEEARGDVQVMASSFNKALDNINELIENIAGMATIVNESSVEMRTVSEEMTYNTREIASSISEMSNGAQNQVVKVDESSGLVEGILRSSNEMGEQAENINEAAQGGVENSEKGQSLVKKVGFSMRDIAAFSSDTHDSIQVLTRRSNEISRALGVITEIASQTNLLALNAAIEAAQAGDAGRGFAVVAEEIRKLAEDSKKSAREIEQLVNDVQSDVSTAATAIEMMKASVKSGEDATNFASEAFNEITSSSNHTLLMSEEIRKRVKQQIESIKNVVTITESVVVIAEETAAGTEQIASSATELSAGMESYVQKSQSLSDVAAELIERVSKFRLRG; this is encoded by the coding sequence ATGAACTTTAATTTGACGATCAGGAGGAAGATGATGATTTTTATAGTGGGGGTTACAGTCCTTGTCTATATCATTTCATTGGGGTATATAAGTTTTCAATTGAGAGCCAATGCCATAGATGAGGCACAGAAACTGGCCGACTCCTACGCTCAGCAGAAGGCTAATGAGATCAAGGCAATATTGGATGAAGATATGGCCGTAGCTCGCAGCATGGCAGACATCATCAAAGACTACACCTTTATGAAGCGGCCGCTTCGTGATACGCTCCGAAAGAATCTGATGGTGAACATCCTGAAACAGTATCCAAAATATGATGCTACCTGGATGAGTTGGCAGCTATGGGCTATTGAAGATGGGTATGACAAACCATATGGAAGAGAGCGCAAGAACTATTACATGCGCGATGGCAAACTGAACTCTTCGGGTGAGCTGGCCAACCTTGATGGAGACCCTACATCGGGAGTTTACTGGTTTCTTAAATACAATCGTGATCACAGCGAAAAACTTTCAGAACCATACTGGTATCTGGATTACGACTATTCGTCTGGCGCTACGGACTCATTGTTGGGAATATCTCCTACAGTCAGTATAGAGGTTGATGGCAAGTTTGTCGGCGTTATCGGTACTGATATGACGGTAGATGATTTCAAGGGGGTAACTGAGGTAGATTATTATGACAATGGGTTCGCTTTTCTCCTTTCCAATCAGGGTGTTATTATCTCCCATAAGAATGAGAGCCTGTTTAGCCAGTCGATGGATACTTTGAGTATCGTGAAGAAAAGCCCTTACAACGTGAGGGAGAGGATTAAAAATGGAGATTCTTTTTCTTATCAGGTGTATGACGAAGATCAGGGCGAGCAGGTGTACGTTTCCTTTGCAGCGATTCCCATTGGCAGATCTTCTTTTCCCTGGTCTACAGGCTTTGTGGTTCCCGTTTCAGAAATTACTGCCCAGTTCAATGCGGTATTTATGGTTACCCTGATTGTTGGGTTGGCTGGTCTCATCGTACTGGTGATTATTACCTATAAGATCTCCGCTGCCATTGCTCAGTCTCTTGAGAAATCGAGCTTCTTGCTCACGAAGCTGGCTGAGGGGGATCTGTCCGCCGAAAACCGACTGAATATTCAATCCAGGGATGAGCTGGGGGTATTAGCAGCTGCTGCCAACGAACTGATGGATGACCTGATCCGAAAGGCCGAATTTTCTCATTTGATTGGGAAGGGTAATCTGGATACCGAATTTGCCAGCTCGGGCAAGAACGATATGTTGGGGATCTCCCTTTTGCGCATGCGCGAAAACCTACGAACCGTAAGTCGGGAAACTCGCGAGGTGATTCAGAATGCTGGTGAGAACGGAGAGCTGATGACTGCCAGGATGAAGACAGACTGGGAAGATGGTGCATGGAAAGAGTTGAGCGATTCAGTAAATAACCTGTTGGATTCTATCTCACTTCCATTTAATAAGATCAACACCATGGTGGATGCAATGGCTGCAGGTGATCTCACGGTGCGATATGACGAAGAGGCCAGAGGAGATGTGCAGGTAATGGCTTCTAGTTTCAATAAAGCGCTGGATAATATCAATGAATTGATTGAAAACATAGCTGGAATGGCCACCATAGTGAATGAGTCTTCAGTAGAGATGCGAACGGTGAGTGAGGAGATGACCTATAATACCCGGGAGATAGCTTCGTCTATCTCTGAAATGAGCAATGGAGCTCAAAATCAGGTGGTGAAAGTAGATGAATCCTCTGGCCTGGTAGAAGGAATCTTGCGGTCTTCCAATGAAATGGGTGAGCAGGCAGAAAATATAAATGAAGCCGCACAAGGTGGAGTGGAGAACAGTGAAAAAGGTCAGAGCCTCGTGAAAAAGGTGGGCTTCAGCATGCGAGACATTGCCGCATTCTCTTCAGATACACATGATTCTATTCAGGTACTGACCAGACGCTCCAATGAGATATCACGTGCGCTAGGAGTGATTACTGAAATAGCTTCTCAAACCAACCTGTTGGCATTGAATGCCGCTATCGAAGCAGCTCAGGCAGGTGATGCCGGAAGAGGGTTTGCAGTGGTGGCCGAGGAGATCAGGAAGCTGGCCGAAGATTCCAAAAAATCTGCGCGCGAAATCGAGCAATTGGTGAACGACGTACAGAGTGACGTAAGCACCGCAGCAACTGCCATAGAAATGATGAAAGCCAGTGTGAAGAGTGGTGAGGATGCCACCAACTTCGCCTCAGAGGCTTTCAATGAAATCACCAGCTCTTCTAATCATACTTTGCTCATGTCAGAAGAGATTCGCAAGCGTGTGAAGCAGCAGATTGAGTCCATCAAGAATGTAGTAACCATTACGGAATCTGTGGTGGTAATTGCCGAAGAAACGGCTGCAGGCACCGAACAAATAGCCAGTTCTGCTACTGAATTATCAGCAGGGATGGAGAGCTACGTGCAGAAATCTCAAAGTTTATCAGATGTGGCGGCCGAGCTTATAGAGCGGGTGAGTAAATTTCGTTTGAGAGGATAA
- a CDS encoding DUF3109 family protein, whose product MIQIDQTLISDDIKEQFFVCDLDKCKGACCVEGDLGAPLDKDELADMEEVMEVVKPYLSAQAIAALEANGAYLLDEEGDFSTTTIDNKECAFAFYDEKKILKCSIEQAWRDGKTSIRKPISCHLYPIRVAKLHDFLALNYDRWHICSPACELGEKLSVPVYKFLKDPLIRRFGQDWYQRLCEEIESSQA is encoded by the coding sequence ATGATACAGATAGATCAAACACTCATTTCAGACGATATCAAGGAGCAATTTTTCGTTTGCGACCTTGACAAATGTAAGGGAGCCTGCTGCGTGGAGGGCGACCTGGGTGCTCCTCTGGATAAAGACGAACTGGCAGACATGGAGGAGGTGATGGAGGTAGTGAAGCCCTATCTGTCTGCTCAGGCAATCGCCGCACTGGAGGCCAATGGTGCCTATTTGTTGGATGAAGAAGGAGATTTTAGTACCACTACCATTGATAATAAGGAGTGTGCCTTTGCCTTTTATGATGAGAAGAAAATATTGAAATGCAGCATAGAGCAAGCCTGGCGTGACGGGAAGACCTCTATCCGGAAGCCGATCTCTTGCCACCTATACCCCATAAGAGTAGCCAAACTTCACGATTTTTTGGCCCTGAATTATGATCGTTGGCACATTTGCTCCCCTGCCTGCGAACTGGGCGAAAAACTCTCGGTGCCGGTATACAAATTTCTGAAGGACCCGCTGATCAGAAGATTTGGTCAGGATTGGTATCAACGACTGTGTGAGGAGATTGAGAGTTCTCAGGCATAA
- a CDS encoding YceI family protein, which translates to MLQSIILSLAMLVSSGEGTEANYKVDTKASTVEWLGKKVTGQHNGLVNLKEGSFEFKDGVLTGGTFTVDMTTIVDSDMTGEYKGKLEGHLKSDDFFGVAKYPTSVFTITKAVPQGPGKYKIVGNITIKGKTEEIQFPATLEEKDGKVTGTASLTIDRSKFDVRYGSGSFFDDLGDKTIYDDFELTVNIVASK; encoded by the coding sequence ATGTTACAATCAATCATTTTATCATTAGCCATGTTGGTATCTTCCGGTGAAGGGACTGAGGCAAATTACAAAGTAGACACAAAAGCCAGTACCGTAGAGTGGTTGGGCAAAAAGGTAACCGGACAGCACAATGGACTGGTCAACCTGAAGGAAGGCTCATTTGAATTTAAAGACGGGGTACTGACAGGGGGTACTTTCACTGTGGACATGACCACTATAGTAGACTCTGACATGACAGGAGAATACAAAGGCAAGCTGGAAGGTCACCTGAAATCTGACGATTTCTTTGGTGTAGCCAAGTATCCTACTTCCGTTTTCACCATTACCAAAGCGGTACCACAGGGGCCAGGCAAATACAAAATAGTTGGTAACATCACCATCAAAGGCAAAACTGAAGAAATTCAATTCCCGGCTACTTTGGAAGAAAAAGATGGCAAGGTAACCGGTACCGCTTCTTTGACCATTGACCGATCAAAATTTGACGTAAGATATGGATCAGGCAGCTTCTTTGATGACCTGGGGGATAAAACCATCTATGATGACTTTGAACTGACGGTGAACATCGTAGCGAGCAAGTAA